The Thioalkalivibrio nitratireducens DSM 14787 DNA segment CGCATCCTTGACAACTATTGACAAAGATTGCCATAATTAGGCACGGAGGTGGTGTTATGGCAACGATGAATGTTTCCCTACCCGATGCGATGAAAGCCTGGGTTGATCAGCGTTCTCGCTCAGGTCGATACAGTAACGCGAGTGATTATGTCCGTGACCTGATACGGCGCGATCAGGAACGTTCCGCCAAAATCGCCCAGATCCAGGCTATGGTGGACGAGGCGCTCGCCACTGGTGAGGGCCAGCGGACCATGGATGAAATCGAAGCCGAGGCGCTGTCC contains these protein-coding regions:
- a CDS encoding type II toxin-antitoxin system ParD family antitoxin; this translates as MATMNVSLPDAMKAWVDQRSRSGRYSNASDYVRDLIRRDQERSAKIAQIQAMVDEALATGEGQRTMDEIEAEALSRIAAPK